The genome window ATGGCGGCGCCGGGGAACACCGCCATCCACCACGCCAGGCGCAGGAACTGCTGAGCGTTGCTGGCGAGGAAGCCGAGGCTGACCCGGTCGGGGTCGCCCAGGCCGAGGAAGGCGAGCCCCGCCTCGATGAGGATCACCCGCGACGCGAACAGGGCGATGACCACCACCACGGGCTGGAGCAGGTTCGGGACGACGTGGCGAACCAGGATGCGGGCCGACGAGGCGCCGACCGAGCGTGCCGACTCCACGAACGTCTGGTTCCGCAGGCGGATCGCCTCCGCCCGCACGATGCGGGCGAGGAACGGCCAGGAGGTGAGGCCGAGGAGGAGGATGATCTTCTCCAGGCCCCGCCCCCAGAACGAGATCACCAGCAGGGCCAGGAAGAAGCGGGGGACGAGCTGGAACGCCTCGGTCACCCGCATCATCACGTCGTCCACCAGGCCGCCCCGGTAGCCGCACAGCGATCCCACGACGATGCCGATGGCCGAGGAGATGGCGACCACCCACAGCACGACGATCATCGACGTCCGCGTCCCGTGCACGACGGCGGTGAACAGGTCCCGGCCCAGGTTGTCCGTCCCCATTAGGTGGTCCCAGGAGGGGGGCGAGAGCGACGGGCCGGCCGAGGTGTCGAAGGGGTCCCCGGGGGCGATCCTGTCGGCGAACTGGGCGGTGCCGGCCGCCACGGAGACGAGCGCCAGCCCGACCAGGCCGAGCGGGCGTGACAGCACGCGGCGGACGGTGGCGCCCCGCCGGCTCGGCGGGCGGCCGGACGGCCGGACCGAGCGGGCGTCCTCAGCGGTGGCGGATTCGAGGGTCGACCCAGGCATAGACAAGATCGGTGACGAGGTTGGTGATGAGCACGCTGGTCGCGACCATGAGCACCAGGCCCAGGGTCATCGGGCGGTCGCCCGAGTTGGCGGCGTCGACGAGCAGCCCGCCGACGCCGGGCCACGAGAACACGGTCTCGATGATCACGGCGCCCGAGAACAGGAAGCCCACCCGGGCCCCGACCACCGTGATCAGCGGCAGCGAGGCGTTGCGCAGGGCGTGACGGGACAGGACGACGTCGGCCGCCAGTCCCTTGGCCTCGGCCGTGCGCGTGTACGGCGCCGCCATCTCGTTGACGAGACCGGTCCGTGTGAGCCGCGCCACCAGCGTGACCTCCGACAGGGCGAGCACCACGGCCGGCAGGGCGAGGTGGCGCCCGACGTCGACCACGTGCTCGAAGCCGCGGTAGTCGACCCGGCTGTCGGTCATGCCCACGAAGGGAACACCCCATCGCAGGCCGATGAGGAGGATGGCGAGCTGGGCGAGGAAGAAGGAGGGCACGGCGTTGACCAGCAGCGAGGACGTCGTGACGGTGGTGTCGAGGACGCCCGACGGGCGGCGGGCGGCGATCAGGCCGAGGAGGAGGCCCCAGACCAGCGACATCACCAGCGCCGTCCCCGCCAGGAGCACCGTGGCCGGCAGGCGTTCCCCGATGATCGCGGTCACCGGCCGGCCGTAGACGTAGCTGTCGCCGAGGTCGCCGCGCAGGAGCCGCCCGGCGTAGGTGAGGAGCTGCGACCACATGGGCCGGTCGAGGCCCCACTGCTCACGGATCGCCGCCCGCATCTCCTCGTCGGCGTACTCACCGGCGAACGTCCCGACCGGGTCACCGGGGGCGACGTGGACGAGTGTGAAGGTGATCACCAGGATCGCGGCCAGGGCGGGAACGAGCTGGGCGACGCGCCGGGCGACGTACGACCACGCCATCGTCGTCAGGTGGTCTCAGGCGCGGCCAAGCCCTGCCCCCGTCACAGCTCGAGGACGACGGTGCCCCTGGGGTCCGTGGTCGACCGGCGCTGCGTCTCCGCCCCGTTCACCACGACCGCGACCGAGAGCTGGCCGGCGTCCCCGACCTTGGAGACGACGGCGTTGCCCCGGTCGCCGGCCGAGAACGGGAGCTCCCGGGCACCGCAGTCCGCCTCGCTCCGCGGCTCGGCCGACGGGTCCTCGCCCGGGTCGAGGAGCGCCGTCCAGCACACGGCCGCCTCGGCGTCGATCCGCAGGACCACGTCGCGAGGTGGACCGGGGTCGTCGTCCTGGATGACGAGGTAGAGCGCCGTGGCGCCGGCGGCGAGCACGACCGCGACCAGCAGGAATCGCTTCACAGCCGCCTCCTCCGCGGAGTGGGACGCCGGCCGGGCCGGGGACGCGGGTCCGCAACGGCCGGCATGCTACGCATCACCGACCGTTGTCGCGAACGCGACGGCGCCGCCCCTCCGGACGGCGCCGTCGTTCGCGGTTGCGGCCTCAGTTCGTGCAGTAGGCCGACTCGAAGTAGAGGCCGGTGTTGTTGTGGTTGAACCCCTGGCAGGTGGCCCGGTAGGCCCGGGTGCCGGCCGACTCGAGCATCTGCACCATCGGGATCTTCTGGGCGGTCTCCAGCGTCCCCGGCGTCACGCCCGCGCTCGGCGTGCCGAGCCCCAGCGCCAGGCGCTGGATGGCGAGGAACTTGAGCTGGTAGGTCGACGTGTCGGGCGCCTTGCTGGCGTCCAGCCACAGCTGGTCCATCATCGTGCTCTTGTAGCCCGAGGCGTTGGTGAAGGCGTTGGTCTGGATCAGCTGGTCGGTGTGGTACTGGCGCCGCACGCCGAACTGCGGCTCGTCGTTGTTGCAGTACGAGATCTGGGCCATGTCGAACGTGCGGGCGTGGAAGATCCTCGGGGCGACGAACGAGGCGTTGTTGCCGTGCACCGGCGTCACGTCGATCCCGACGGTCTTGAGCTGGGCCTTCACCTCCTGGGCGAAGGCCTCGTTGCCCGTCGACGCCAGGTACTCGAGCGCCAGCTTGGTGCCGTCCGGGACCGCCAGCTGCGGGTCCGCATGGGCCTCGTTGGGGTGGTTCAGCGCCCGGCGGAAGCCGTCCGGGTCGGTGGTGTCGGACCACCCGGCGGCGTCGAGCAGGGCCCCGGCCGCCGCCCGGTCGAACGTGGGGAGCGGCTGGGGGCCCTGGTACGCCCCGTTGGGCTGGAAGATGCTGTGGACGGGGGCGTCGGCCACCCGGCCGGCGCCGAAGGCGACGTCGCGGTGGAACTTGTCGCGGTCCAGGGCCTTGAAGATCGCCTCCCGGACGCGGCTGTCGCCGACGATCTGGTGAGGCGAGGCGTTCTCGTTGGAGTTCGGCTTGTTCTGGCCGTAGTACGGGCTCGTCGGGTCGCTCGTGGGGACCGGCGCCCCCGTCAGCCCGGCGCCGGGCTGACGCTTCGTCGTGTTGAACGCGATGGTCGTGATGCAGTTGCCGCCGCCGCTCCCCCTCGGGGTCGAGGTCAGGAGGAACCGGGAGTCCGACGCCATGGACGGGCGGTCGGCGTTCGAGATGCCCGCCACGTCCACTGCGCCGCTCCGCAGCGAGTCCGCGGCGTTGCCGGTGACGACCTTCTTGATCACCTTGTCGAGGTACGGGAGGCGGATGCCGTTCTCGGACCGGAAGTAGTCGGGGAAGCGGACCGTGGTGATGCCGGAGCCGTCCAGCGACTGGAACTTGAACGGGCCGGTGCCCACCGGGTTGGTGTTGGCCGCGCACGCCGTCCCGTTGAACAGCGTCCCTGCGTCCCAGCACGGCTCGTAGACGGACCTCGGGATGATGGGCGCCTCCGTCACGTTCAGGGTGTAGCGGAGCGGGGCGAACACCTGGCGGAGGTTGAACTTCACGGTGCCCCCGTTCCCCGCCGTCGGCGGGAGGGTCTGGATGGCCTCCGGTGGGACGACCGTGCTGAGCTGTGAACCGGTCACGCCGAGGGTGGGGTTGATGGCCCGCGTCCGGCCGTGGGCCGCCAGGATGGCCTTTGCGAAGCTGAACTCCACGTCGGCGGGCGTGAGCGTGTCACCGTTGTGGAACTTCACGCCCTCCCGTAGGACGAAGGTCGCCACGGTGGTCGAGGCATCGCACGTGACGCCGGCGCAGTTCGGGTTCGAGGCGGCCGGGACGGTGTCGAACGAGAAGGTCTGGGCCAGGTCGCCCCCGATGCTCCCGTCCTTCTCGTAGCGGAGCAGCCCGTTGAACATGTCCTCGGAGTTGGAGTGGGTCCCGCCCTCGCTGGTCACCGCCGGGTTGAGCGTGGCCGCGGGCGCCGTAGCGCCGTTGTTGATCACCAGCGTCCCGCCGACGGCGATGGCGCCCGAGGCGCCGCAGCCCGCCTTGGTGGCGTCGCAGGTGATGGTGAAGGACTGCTTGTCGGGCGCCAGGACGAGGTCGCTCAGCTCCGGCGCCGACGCCAGGAACCCGGCCTGCACGAGCTCCTCCGCGGTCCCGTAGCGCCCGAACTTCGCGTAGTACGCCTCCTGCGCGGTCCGCAGCGTCCGGGCATCCGTGGCGTACGCCGCGTTCTCGCCCTTGTTCTTGACGCCGCCCACCGAGAACACGACGACGCCGGCGAGGATGCCGAGGATGACGATGACGACGAGGAGCTCGATGAGGGTGAACCCGCCCTGGGCGCCCCTTCTCCTCGCGACCCTCTCACTCATGGCTGCAATCACCTGAACCCCCCTTTGGAACGTCGTGGGCACACCCGCCGTCTCGGGCGCGGGCCCGACCGCGCGGCCGGCGTTTCCAGGAGTATGGCGGTCGCTCCTGAAGTTCTCCTGAAGATCCCGGGACGAGCTCCTACGGCCCGTTTCACCCCCCGAGGGACGACTCGCCTCCGCGCCAGCGGCGCTCGTGGGCGGCCGACATGGGGTCGGCCAGGCCGGCCAGGCCGTCCGACAGGAGGTTCATGCCCAGCACCGTCACGGCGATGGCACCGCCCGGGAACACCGACATCCACCACGCCGTGGCCAGGTAGGGCTGGGCGTTGTTCACCAGCGCGCCCCAGCTGGCGACGTTGGCGTCGGCCAGCCCGAGGAACGCCAGCCCCGCCTCGAGGAGGACGACGCGCGAACCGACGAGGGCGAGCACCACGGCGGCGCCGGGCACGATGTTGGGGACGACGTGGCGGACAAGGACGCGCAGGTCACCGGCGCCGGCAGCCCGAGCCGCCTCGACGAACGCCCGCTCCCGCAGCGAGAGCGTCTCGGCCCGCACGACCCGGGCGAGGAAGGGCCACGACGTGAGCCCGAGCAGCACGGTCACCGGGGTGCCCGGCCCGAACCACCCGACCACCAGCACGGCCAGGAAGAACCGGGGGACGGTCTGCACGGTCTCGATGACCCGCAGCACGACGTCGTCCACCACGCCGCCGCGCAGGGCCGAGAGCGCCCCGACGACGACGCCGATGACGGCGGCGATGACGACCACGCCGGCCACCACGCCGAGCGACGTGTGGGCGCCCCGGACCACGCCGGTGAACAGGTCGCGGCCCAACTGGTCGGTGCCCATCACGTGGTCGACGGACGGCGGCGAGAGCCGGTCGGCCGCCGAGGTGGCGAAGACGTACCCCGGCGCCAGGCGCTCGTTCAGCAGCGCCACCGTCACGACCAGGCCGGTGAGGAGCGCGCCGGCGAGGAGGGCCGGGTAATGGGCGGCGTTGCGCAACGAACGGCGCCGGACCCGGGAGCGGCGCGGCGGCGGCGCCGTCACCGTCACCTCAGCGGTGGCGGATGCGGGGGTCGACCCACGCATACACCAGGTCGGTCACCAGGTTCGTCACCACCACGGCCAGGGCGACCAGGAGCACCATCCCCAGGATCACCGGGTGGTCGCCGGCCTGGCCCGCCTCGACGAGGAGGCGGCCCACCCCCGGCCAGTTGAAGACGGTCTCGACCAGCACGGCGCCCGACACCAGGAACCCGACCCGGCTGCCCACGACGGTCACCACCGGGAGCAGGGCGTTGGGCAGGGCGTGGCGGCGGACCACCTCGCGGTCGGACGCGCCCTTGGCCAGTGCCGTGCGCACGTACTCCCGGCCCCGCTCGCCGAGCAGGCCCGCCCGGGTGACCCGGAACAGCAGCGCCACCTCGGAGACGGCCAGCACCAACGCCGGCAGGACGAGGTGGCGGGCGGTGTCGACCACCGCGGCCGTCCCCGTGTACCCGGCCCGGGCGTCGTTCAGCCCGGTGGCCGGCAGCCAGCCGAGGCGGAGGGCGACGAGGAGGACCGCCAGCTGGGCGAGCCAGAAGCCCGGGAGCGAGTAGCTGAGCACGGCGGCCACGTTGACGGTCCCCGCCGCCGCTCCCCGGGCCCGGCGTCCCGCCCACACGCCGAGGGCGAGGCCGGCCGCCGTCGACAGCGCCAGCGCCGAGCCGGTCAACAGCAGCGTGGCCGGCAACCGGTCGGCGATGACCGTGCGCACCGGCCGGCGCTGGGTGAACGACGTCCCGAGGTCGCCGGTGAGCAGGTTGGCGGCGTAGGTCGCGTACTGCGACGGGAGGGGGCGGTCCAGGCCCAGGTAGGTGCGGGCGGCGTCGATCTGGGCCTGGTCGGCGCCCTCCCCGGCGAAGTCGAGGGCGGGGTCGCCGGGCGCGGCGTGGACGAGGACGAAGGTGAGGGTGACGATGCCGAGCACCGTCGGCACCACCTGGAGGAGGCGTCGAACGACGAACCGGCGGGTCACCGGTCCCGAGCCTCCCACCGCCGGGCCGGCGCCCGCCGGTCGGCGGGCGCCGCTCCGCTCCCTACCCCTACCCGGCGCAGCTCGCCGACTCGGCGAACAGGCCCGTCCACACCCGGAAGCCCGTGCAGGTGGCCCTGAAGCCGCGCACGTTGGGCGTCTCGATCATCCAGGCGTACGGGAGGTCGTTCACCACCCGCTGCTGGAAGTCGCGGTAGAGGGCCGCCCGGGCCGTCGTGTCCAGGGTCTGGACCGCCTGGTCGAAGTCGGCGTCGACGGCCGGGTTCCGGTAGCCGGCCGCGTTGTTGGGCGTGCCCGTCGTGCTGATCTGGTCGCTGTGGTACTGGCGGCGCACCCCGACGTGGGGGTCGTAGCCGTTGGCGTAGTTGATGATGTACAGGTCGAAGTCGCGGTTGGTGAACACCTGGGTGTTGGCGTTCGTCGTGTTGACCGTGATGGGCATGTCGATGCCGACGGCCGCCAGGTTCGCCTTGATCACGGCCAGCCGGTCGGTGAAGATGCCGGACCCCTGGAGGAAGCGGATCGTCAGCGGGGTGCCGTCCGCCAGCGTCGGGTGGCCCAGTGCCGTGCGCACGTTCGGGGTGCTGCCAACCGTCACCCGTGGGCCGTTCCACCCGGCGCCGTCGAGCAGCGAGTTCGCCGTGGACACGCTGAAGGCGGGCAGCGGGATGTCGGTGGCGGCACCGAAGACCTGGCTGGAGATGGGCGACCTCGACACGTTGCCGATGCCGTTGCGCCCGATGTTCAGGTAGTCGTCGCGGTTGATGGCGTGGAAGATGGCCCGGCGGACGTTCACGTTGCCGAGGACGGGGTGGTCGGGCGCGGTGCCGTTCGCCACGCTGGCCACCGTGCTGCCGCTGGCCTTGAGGTTGAAGATGACCTGGTCCACCGAGTTCGGCCCCCCGCCCAGCGACTGCGTCGCCGCGATGCCGAACGCCGGGTTGGCGTCGAGGGCGGCGACGTTGGGGTTCGGCACGTCCCAGACGAAGTCGACGTCGCCGTTCACCAGGGCGTTGTAGCGGGCGGCGTCGGCTGTGAACGGGCGCATGAGGATGGCGTCGAGGTACGGAAGGCCGGACTTCCAGTACTTCGGGTTGCGGACGACCTTGCCGTCGCCGGCCGACGGGCTGTTGATGCTGTCGAACTTGAACGGGCCCGTCCCGACCTTGACGGCGTCGGCCTGCGCCTGGCTCGGGCAGCCGTTGGTGCCCACCGGGAAGGCGCCGCTGACCGAGTTGGCGGGGTTCATGGCCGCCTCGGTGACGTTGAGCTGCTTGAGGAAGGGGATGTACGGGGAGTTGAAGTTGAACACGACGGTCCCGCCGTTGCTCCCGGCGCCGTTGGTGGCGACGATGTTGTCGGCCCGGCAGTTGGCCGAGTCGTAGCCGAGGGTGGCGGCCATGCCCCGGGTCCGGGCGTGCAGCCGGAGCAGCACCTTCTCGAACGTCCACTTCACGTCCTCGGCGTTGAAGAAGTGCGGCGACGCCGTCGTGCTGTCGTGCCACTCCACGTTCTGGCGGAGGGTGAGGGTGTAGGTGGCGCCGCCGTTGGTGATCCCGCCGTTGCCGACCGTGGGCACCACGGCGGCCAGCTCGGGCGAGGGGTTCCCGGCCTCGTCCAGCTCGATCAGGCCGTTGTACATCGTCTCCCACCAGGCGTGGGTGCCGCCGCCGGTGGAGGAGGCGACGTTGGTCGTGGCGTTGCTGGCGAAGGTCTCGCCCACGACCAGCGTGCCGCCCCGGGCGACCGTCCCCGCCGTCCCGCACCCGCCGGGGACCGGAGAGCCGTTCT of Acidimicrobiales bacterium contains these proteins:
- a CDS encoding ABC transporter substrate-binding protein gives rise to the protein MSERVARRRGAQGGFTLIELLVVIVILGILAGVVVFSVGGVKNKGENAAYATDARTLRTAQEAYYAKFGRYGTAEELVQAGFLASAPELSDLVLAPDKQSFTITCDATKAGCGASGAIAVGGTLVINNGATAPAATLNPAVTSEGGTHSNSEDMFNGLLRYEKDGSIGGDLAQTFSFDTVPAASNPNCAGVTCDASTTVATFVLREGVKFHNGDTLTPADVEFSFAKAILAAHGRTRAINPTLGVTGSQLSTVVPPEAIQTLPPTAGNGGTVKFNLRQVFAPLRYTLNVTEAPIIPRSVYEPCWDAGTLFNGTACAANTNPVGTGPFKFQSLDGSGITTVRFPDYFRSENGIRLPYLDKVIKKVVTGNAADSLRSGAVDVAGISNADRPSMASDSRFLLTSTPRGSGGGNCITTIAFNTTKRQPGAGLTGAPVPTSDPTSPYYGQNKPNSNENASPHQIVGDSRVREAIFKALDRDKFHRDVAFGAGRVADAPVHSIFQPNGAYQGPQPLPTFDRAAAGALLDAAGWSDTTDPDGFRRALNHPNEAHADPQLAVPDGTKLALEYLASTGNEAFAQEVKAQLKTVGIDVTPVHGNNASFVAPRIFHARTFDMAQISYCNNDEPQFGVRRQYHTDQLIQTNAFTNASGYKSTMMDQLWLDASKAPDTSTYQLKFLAIQRLALGLGTPSAGVTPGTLETAQKIPMVQMLESAGTRAYRATCQGFNHNNTGLYFESAYCTN
- a CDS encoding ABC transporter permease, whose protein sequence is MTRRFVVRRLLQVVPTVLGIVTLTFVLVHAAPGDPALDFAGEGADQAQIDAARTYLGLDRPLPSQYATYAANLLTGDLGTSFTQRRPVRTVIADRLPATLLLTGSALALSTAAGLALGVWAGRRARGAAAGTVNVAAVLSYSLPGFWLAQLAVLLVALRLGWLPATGLNDARAGYTGTAAVVDTARHLVLPALVLAVSEVALLFRVTRAGLLGERGREYVRTALAKGASDREVVRRHALPNALLPVVTVVGSRVGFLVSGAVLVETVFNWPGVGRLLVEAGQAGDHPVILGMVLLVALAVVVTNLVTDLVYAWVDPRIRHR
- a CDS encoding ABC transporter permease; amino-acid sequence: MLSRPLGLVGLALVSVAAGTAQFADRIAPGDPFDTSAGPSLSPPSWDHLMGTDNLGRDLFTAVVHGTRTSMIVVLWVVAISSAIGIVVGSLCGYRGGLVDDVMMRVTEAFQLVPRFFLALLVISFWGRGLEKIILLLGLTSWPFLARIVRAEAIRLRNQTFVESARSVGASSARILVRHVVPNLLQPVVVVIALFASRVILIEAGLAFLGLGDPDRVSLGFLASNAQQFLRLAWWMAVFPGAAIALVTLGLNLLADAVNDALRGTR
- a CDS encoding ABC transporter permease is translated as MTAPPPRRSRVRRRSLRNAAHYPALLAGALLTGLVVTVALLNERLAPGYVFATSAADRLSPPSVDHVMGTDQLGRDLFTGVVRGAHTSLGVVAGVVVIAAVIGVVVGALSALRGGVVDDVVLRVIETVQTVPRFFLAVLVVGWFGPGTPVTVLLGLTSWPFLARVVRAETLSLRERAFVEAARAAGAGDLRVLVRHVVPNIVPGAAVVLALVGSRVVLLEAGLAFLGLADANVASWGALVNNAQPYLATAWWMSVFPGGAIAVTVLGMNLLSDGLAGLADPMSAAHERRWRGGESSLGG
- a CDS encoding ABC transporter substrate-binding protein translates to MIDRMGRLRRGTGQGGFTLIELLVVIVILGILAGVVVFSVSGVTDKGESAAFQTDARTLRTAQEAYFAKFGEYADVQTLADEGFLAGGTFTGNRTEKGNTIVLGTGPSGKPNSAYTITCGENGSPVPGGCGTAGTVARGGTLVVGETFASNATTNVASSTGGGTHAWWETMYNGLIELDEAGNPSPELAAVVPTVGNGGITNGGATYTLTLRQNVEWHDSTTASPHFFNAEDVKWTFEKVLLRLHARTRGMAATLGYDSANCRADNIVATNGAGSNGGTVVFNFNSPYIPFLKQLNVTEAAMNPANSVSGAFPVGTNGCPSQAQADAVKVGTGPFKFDSINSPSAGDGKVVRNPKYWKSGLPYLDAILMRPFTADAARYNALVNGDVDFVWDVPNPNVAALDANPAFGIAATQSLGGGPNSVDQVIFNLKASGSTVASVANGTAPDHPVLGNVNVRRAIFHAINRDDYLNIGRNGIGNVSRSPISSQVFGAATDIPLPAFSVSTANSLLDGAGWNGPRVTVGSTPNVRTALGHPTLADGTPLTIRFLQGSGIFTDRLAVIKANLAAVGIDMPITVNTTNANTQVFTNRDFDLYIINYANGYDPHVGVRRQYHSDQISTTGTPNNAAGYRNPAVDADFDQAVQTLDTTARAALYRDFQQRVVNDLPYAWMIETPNVRGFRATCTGFRVWTGLFAESASCAG
- a CDS encoding ABC transporter permease, with the translated sequence MAWSYVARRVAQLVPALAAILVITFTLVHVAPGDPVGTFAGEYADEEMRAAIREQWGLDRPMWSQLLTYAGRLLRGDLGDSYVYGRPVTAIIGERLPATVLLAGTALVMSLVWGLLLGLIAARRPSGVLDTTVTTSSLLVNAVPSFFLAQLAILLIGLRWGVPFVGMTDSRVDYRGFEHVVDVGRHLALPAVVLALSEVTLVARLTRTGLVNEMAAPYTRTAEAKGLAADVVLSRHALRNASLPLITVVGARVGFLFSGAVIIETVFSWPGVGGLLVDAANSGDRPMTLGLVLMVATSVLITNLVTDLVYAWVDPRIRHR